GGGAATCCAAGAACAAGCGGAGACGCCTCTCGACGAGCAGGTAGCCGCACAAGCGCACGCCGCGATCGGCAGCGCCGATGTCGTGTGCTGGGTCGTGGACGGTCGCGCCGGTCTGGTGGCCGAGGATCATTTCCTCGCCACTCGCCTGCGTGCGATTGCCGAGCGTGTGTTGCTCGTGGTGAACAAGATCGACACCGCCGACCTCGGTGCCGCGGCAATGGAGTTCCATCGGCTGGGATTTCCCGACCTCCTTGCGATCTCCGCCGAGCATGGTCTCGGTGTTGGGGAACTGCTCGATGCGATCGTGGAACGCATCGGCGAGGGAGCTTCACCGCTGGAGGAGTCCGAAGAGACTCGGGTTGCGATCACCGGGCGTCCCAACGTGGGCAAGTCTTCTCTTTTGAACAGGATCGCGGGTGAAGACCGAGCAGTCACAAGCGAAGTTGCCGGAACGACGCGGGATTCGATCGACACTCTCGTCGAGCTTGGGGAGCACGTTTATCGATTTGTGGACACGGCGGGCATCCGTCGGCGCGGCAAGCTTCCCAATCAGGCCGATCGGCTCGGCGTCTTGTATGCCGAGCGAGCCATCGAGCGGGCCCAACTGTGCCTGCTCGTCCTCGACGCGACCGAGGGCGTAACGAGCGAAGACGCCGCCATCGGGCGGAAGATCGCCGACTCCGGGCGTGGAGTGATACTCACTTTCAACAAATGGGATCTCGTCGAGGATCGCGAGCAAGCGGCCAAGGAGCTGGAGAAGCAAGCACGCGCGAAGCTTCCCCATCTCGACTTCGCTCCCGCCCTTTACGTTTCCGCGCGGACCGGCCGCGGTGTCTCCGGTCTCGGGCCGCTCATGGAGCGGGTACGAGGTGAGCACCTGAAGCGACTCCCGACTCCGGAGCTCAACCAGTTCCTTCGTAATGCCGCGAGCCGCCTGCCCCCACGGGCCAGGGACGGAAAAGAGGTCCGTTTCTTCTATATCACGCAGGCGGGAGTCGCCCCCCCGCGATTCCTCGTCTTCTCGAACCGATCCGCGGGAGAGCTCGACGCTAGCTACCCCCGCTACCTGACGCGGAGGCTTCGGGAAGCTTACGGATTCGAAGGCTCGCCCGTGAAAGTGAGAATTCGCAAGCGGAGGGCGTCAAACTCCCAATGAAGAGGCTTGACTTCGATTAGGGGTCTCATATAATACTTTAGGTAGCCAGATAGTTCTCCTGACCTCCAGAGCGCTAAAGTAGCAATTTAGAAACACTTCCGTAAACTCCTGTGGAGGAAAAGCCGGACTGTCTCCAAGATGACCAAAGCGGACTTGGCTAGAGTCGTTTACGAGCGCCATGGCGGCATTTCCAACAAAGAGGCGTCTCGTATCGTGGACCTGATCCTGGAGTCGATCAAACAGGGGCTACGGGAGGGAGATCGCGTCCAAATCAGCGGCTTCGGCACTTTCATCGTCCGAGAGAAGAAGGAGCGAAAGGGGCGCAATCCACAAACGGGCGAGGAGATGATGATTCTGCCGCGCCGGTCCGTCGTCTTCCGACCGTCGAAGAACTTCCAAAACGGCTTCTCGTAAAG
This is a stretch of genomic DNA from Vicinamibacteria bacterium. It encodes these proteins:
- the der gene encoding ribosome biogenesis GTPase Der is translated as GIQEQAETPLDEQVAAQAHAAIGSADVVCWVVDGRAGLVAEDHFLATRLRAIAERVLLVVNKIDTADLGAAAMEFHRLGFPDLLAISAEHGLGVGELLDAIVERIGEGASPLEESEETRVAITGRPNVGKSSLLNRIAGEDRAVTSEVAGTTRDSIDTLVELGEHVYRFVDTAGIRRRGKLPNQADRLGVLYAERAIERAQLCLLVLDATEGVTSEDAAIGRKIADSGRGVILTFNKWDLVEDREQAAKELEKQARAKLPHLDFAPALYVSARTGRGVSGLGPLMERVRGEHLKRLPTPELNQFLRNAASRLPPRARDGKEVRFFYITQAGVAPPRFLVFSNRSAGELDASYPRYLTRRLREAYGFEGSPVKVRIRKRRASNSQ
- a CDS encoding integration host factor subunit alpha — its product is MTKADLARVVYERHGGISNKEASRIVDLILESIKQGLREGDRVQISGFGTFIVREKKERKGRNPQTGEEMMILPRRSVVFRPSKNFQNGFS